Below is a window of Oryza brachyantha chromosome 10, ObraRS2, whole genome shotgun sequence DNA.
aaaaactatttttcgtttgtaaatatgtcgtttagttAAAAAGCCAACAATCACTAGCTGTCACATGCAGGGACACTGTTTACGTACTAAACCgcactattttatttatgtattttttataatagatgAGGAAAATCCTCTCCTAGcttatttgagaaaaaaaaatccactggAGCTAACACTCTTGTCAAGTCAATGGTTAACGGTTGGGAAATGGAGGTCAACTAATGAAATTGTAGTTAGCGGTGAAGTACTGGACAGACCTCCTCGCAGCTAGCTATCGCTGCTCTTGGGCGATATAGAGTATTGCGTCTATATAAAGCCAATTCGTAACCTAGCAAAATGACCACGAGAAGCTCTAAACCATCCAGCTGCTAGCTTCTAATTAGCCAGCCATGTCTTCTACATTACTCTTCCGTGCTCTAGGGTCGTTCTCTTGTGTTTTCCTCTTCGGCTTCCTCTGTTCATCCGCATCCTGCCGTGTAGCCGACGCTGCCGGCACGCCCGTGCTGCAAGCGCTGAACTGCACCTCGGCAGCCGGCAACTACACGCAGGATAGCGCCTACGCCGCCAACCTTGGGCAGCTGCTGCTCGCACTCCCAAACCAGACCGTGTCCAAGAACGGCGGGTTCTTCAACGGCACGGCCGGCAATGGCACGGCCGGCACCGTGTACGGGCTCGCCATGTGCGCCGCCGACTTCAGCCGCGCCGACTGCATGGACTGCCTCACTGCCGCCAGCAGTAGCGCTGGCGGCGTCGTCAAGCGCTGCCCCGGCAGCACGTCAGTCATCGCCATGTTCGATCAGTGCCTCCTCCGCTACTCCGACCGTAACTTCTTCGGCACAGCCGAAACTGGTATACTTATTAACTAGCAATCTTCATAAATCTTTTTCAGTATTAGAAGGATTGGAATCTTTGCTAGCTGTAGCTCAAGTTATAAGTCATTTTGACTTTGGTCAAAGTGAAACCATTCCAAGTCTaaccaagtttataaaaaaatagtagtatTTACAGCCCAAGACAAATTTGTTGTTGTATATGTTaccatatttatctataaatttcgTTAAACTTGAAGTAATTTGACTTTgataaaagtcaaaacaactTCTAActtgaaacagagggagtagtctCTAAAGCACTGGTTGGTGTACACACCGTCACATCTATTATTACAACGGCCTACAAAAATCCACgtataaaatagatatatttgcttggatttcataatatttgttgttttgatGACACTTTTAATTTGGTTATAAATgtatactttaaaattaagcataaaaattatatatttgtttatatttataaataaaatagatattagggtaaaaatattttttattggagaCCATACCCTTCGTCAAAGCATAACTATTATAGAACCGGAGTGAGTATATAACCAGCTACGCATAAATGTTGAGAATCGAGATGTACAAAACTACAATATCCGTATtgtgattttatatatatatatatatatatatatatatataaatgtaaattaattaaaatcgCCGCATGCGCATATACACGCAGATATAGTTTACGGATCAAAAGGAGATGTCTTGTCGACGAGGGGTACAGTAAGCAGCACGCTGAAGCAGGGCTTGTTCTACCTAAGCGGGCAGGCGGCGAGGTCGCCGGTGCGGTTCGCCGCGAGCGAAACGGCGGAGCCGTTCGCCGTGGTGCAGTGCACGTGGGACCTGCCGCCGGACGCTTGCAAGAGCTGCCTGGACGCCCTGGCGACCAACGCGTCGGACCTGTTCGAGATCACGACGCGCGGCGAGCGCAAGAGCTTCAGTTGCCGTGTCAGGTACGACGTCAACACCAGCTTCACGTTGGTGCCATTCAACATAAGCACTGCAGGCACCCCTGGCCCTGGATCTGTCATTTCTACAAAGAACAACAACGGTCAGTACGCACTATTTGCTCTACCTGTCTATTACTACCTTATCTGATTGGTAGTTAAATATGCACAgttctatatgaatctaggcacaACTCTATCTATCTATGGCTGCAGCTTACTGGAAATGATCACTtcgttcaaaaatatttatcgtttaggATAAAAATTAGTTAGACATGCAAAATTGCTAGCTTGATGACTCtaagtatatattattttttcatttcgGCCTAGTCTAAtctgtaaaataaatcataggTCAACTTCTTATTATATGCAGTTCCTTGTTTCTTTATTTCGACCTAGCTTTCATTTCTTTGTTTATTTCATCTTGCACTtcatttagggaaaaaaaatagaaagcaTACATACTGATGACACTTTTACTGCTAAATTTCAATCaatttttaacaataattCATGCCGCACCCACAAGCTACGTCATTGTCCCTGACCTCGGACTAAGATGGCATTTAATCAACTGTTTTCCATAACAGGGCCGGTGATGATTGGATCCATTATTGCCGCCGTCGTTTTGGTGGTCCTCATTTCAGTTGTTGTTTGGCTTTGTGTCAGGCATAAATCTACCAAGAAGGTTGCACTCGGTATGTACATATCTTACCATTCCAATTAATGAACAAAGTGCATTTATGTTGCAATTATATATAGTCATTCCACTAAACAAATCACAAGCAGAAAGATTAAACTTTTGCACGACATAATGCATCCACGTGTTTGCAAGCAGCTGGTCCAAAATCATACTCCCAGGAGGAACTCTACGCTGCAACAAATGGCTTTTCAAATGACCGGAAGCTAGGACAGGGTGCTTTTGGCGCTGTATACCTTGGTGTTCTAGCAGATCATTCCCAGACTCATGTCGCTGTCAAGAGGATACAGAGAATGTCGGAGGCAGCATGGCAAGAGTTTGTGGCAGAGATAACGATTGTAAGCCAGCTTAAGCATCGCAACATTGTGGACCTCATCGGTTGGTGCGACGACCGTAACAACGCTCTGCTTGTCTACGAACTGATGGACCGCAGCCTTGATTACCACCTCTACCCCCCACCCCCAGAACGCGTGGGGGAAGAAACGGAGGTTGTGCTAGATTGGAAGaaaaggtaattaattaagcccaTTCATGCATGCTCTGTCTGAAGTATCAACTCTTGTGATCGTCATGGCCTTTATTTGAACTCAAGAACCTCTAGCTCTAATACTTGATTTGTATACACtcttcaattaaaaaaaaacttaaactaATGAGGAAATCCGAACTATTCAATTATGGTCTAACATTTCTGCTGCATGACCGCAGGTACAATATAATCCTCGACATGGCAAATGGTCTTCTGTACCTACACACGGCTCGCAATGAATGTGTCCTCCACCGGGATATCAAGCCAAGCAACGTGATGCTCGACGAGAAGCTCAGCTGTGCAAAACTTTGCGACTTTGGGCTGGTGAAACAAATCGACCATGCCGAAGGAACCCCAGGTCGGCAGACGACCATCACTGGCACGCTGAGCTACCTAGACCCAGAATGCATCAGGACATCGATCGTGAGCACAGCTTCAGACGTCTACAGCTTCGGTTTGGTCATGCTTGAGATCGTTACTGCTCGGCAGCCAACGACGCTGCAGCATGGCCATAGCAAGAAAAACACCCTCGTCGAGTGGGTGGAGGAGTCGTTCCGTCACAGAAAATCGGTTGCCGACATGGCAGATCAGAGGCTGAAAGGCGAGTTTGATACAGAGCAGATTGAACGGGTGATCCGGGTTGGGTTGCTATGTGTGCTTCCAGAGCCTAAACAACGGCCGGACATGGCGACAGTGGTGGACTATCTGAAAGGAAGAACCGCTGTTCCAGAGCCATATCCTGCAGGTGCAGCTGACCGGCATGCTGCCAACAGCTATGAATCGTCGCCTGTGTCTCTGCTCGTTAAGTGAGAGCTCAGCACTAGTCACAACAACTAGCATGCAGAACTCCATGCATGTGGCTATGGAAGAAGCACTACCATTATGCAGCCCGACATGTTAACGACGTAGGAAGGTGTTTTGGTGTTGTTATTACTATTAATCAGATCATTTGGTATTGTATTTGTGTGTCTAGTAAGCTGTCAGTACGCATTATGATGTCACTGTCTTTGCCCTTACTAAATTGAGTTTCAAGTGGATGTAAGAAGAGCCACATCTATCTCaactaatttgtttgtttgtgtaCTGTTAAAATAAGCAttgaatatatacattaataataTTCGGTGACTTCTCGACTTTGTAGCTGAAGTGATACATGTCGGCTATAATTGGCTGATACATGTAGGTTATTATAGGCAATAgcttaaaacaaaattatctaCCACGTAAATAAAGAACCATGCAAGCAAAT
It encodes the following:
- the LOC121055542 gene encoding cysteine-rich receptor-like protein kinase 8, producing the protein MSSTLLFRALGSFSCVFLFGFLCSSASCRVADAAGTPVLQALNCTSAAGNYTQDSAYAANLGQLLLALPNQTVSKNGGFFNGTAGNGTAGTVYGLAMCAADFSRADCMDCLTAASSSAGGVVKRCPGSTSVIAMFDQCLLRYSDRNFFGTAETDIVYGSKGDVLSTRGTVSSTLKQGLFYLSGQAARSPVRFAASETAEPFAVVQCTWDLPPDACKSCLDALATNASDLFEITTRGERKSFSCRVRYDVNTSFTLVPFNISTAGTPGPGSVISTKNNNGPVMIGSIIAAVVLVVLISVVVWLCVRHKSTKKVALAGPKSYSQEELYAATNGFSNDRKLGQGAFGAVYLGVLADHSQTHVAVKRIQRMSEAAWQEFVAEITIVSQLKHRNIVDLIGWCDDRNNALLVYELMDRSLDYHLYPPPPERVGEETEVVLDWKKRYNIILDMANGLLYLHTARNECVLHRDIKPSNVMLDEKLSCAKLCDFGLVKQIDHAEGTPGRQTTITGTLSYLDPECIRTSIVSTASDVYSFGLVMLEIVTARQPTTLQHGHSKKNTLVEWVEESFRHRKSVADMADQRLKGEFDTEQIERVIRVGLLCVLPEPKQRPDMATVVDYLKGRTAVPEPYPAGAADRHAANSYESSPVSLLVK